The following are encoded in a window of Roseivirga misakiensis genomic DNA:
- a CDS encoding YeeE/YedE family protein codes for MKYIKYLVLGTVFGIVLTKAELISWFRIFEMFKFQAFHMYGVIGSAVVVGIIITRFIKARKIKSLSGDPIEIAPKKFSYPRYLIGGTIFGLGWALTGACPGPLFVQVGNGYLVMLVAIASGLLGTYVYGLLRNKLPH; via the coding sequence ATGAAATATATCAAATACTTAGTGTTGGGGACTGTTTTCGGTATTGTACTGACTAAAGCAGAATTAATCTCATGGTTTAGAATCTTCGAAATGTTTAAGTTTCAAGCGTTTCACATGTATGGTGTCATTGGCTCGGCTGTCGTTGTTGGCATAATTATTACGCGTTTCATCAAAGCGCGAAAAATAAAGTCACTTTCTGGTGATCCAATCGAAATAGCCCCGAAAAAATTCTCTTATCCTCGCTACCTTATCGGTGGTACAATCTTCGGTTTAGGATGGGCATTAACAGGTGCTTGCCCGGGTCCGCTCTTTGTTCAAGTCGGCAATGGGTACTTGGTTATGTTGGTGGCCATTGCGTCAGGATTATTGGGAACTTACGTTTATGGTTTGCTTCGCAACAAATTACCGCATTAA
- a CDS encoding c-type cytochrome, translated as MDFPKVIRLVAQAVYAVFGLAILVLMLLIVLWVNPALISSNRVSPEDWRPRDAKTDLGTSPRDNLVKYGYEIITETSKHIGPMAPKVNVRYAGNNLSCQSCHLEAGRKTGSASFVGVANRFPQFRGRENKMGNLIERVNGCMERSMNGKVLPDNSLEMQAIIAYMEWLSENVPKDKEAQYKGFAKLEIPNKKADVNTGKALYIKHCQTCHMDNGQGQRPSENDKYLYPPLWGKDSYNHGAGMHRVITAAQFIKGNMPYLEATLDNPVLTDEEAYHVAAYINSFQRPQKANPEVDFPDKKLKPVSTPYGPWVDEFSPDQHKYGPFQPIMAWYEKELGIKKSK; from the coding sequence ATGGATTTTCCTAAAGTAATAAGACTAGTAGCTCAGGCTGTTTATGCTGTTTTTGGCCTTGCCATACTAGTTTTAATGCTCCTAATTGTCCTGTGGGTCAATCCAGCTTTGATTTCAAGTAATCGCGTTTCCCCAGAGGATTGGCGACCAAGAGACGCAAAGACAGATTTGGGTACCAGCCCTAGAGATAATTTGGTCAAATATGGATACGAGATCATTACTGAAACCAGCAAGCATATTGGTCCAATGGCTCCAAAGGTGAATGTGAGATACGCGGGTAATAACTTGAGTTGCCAGAGTTGCCATCTAGAGGCAGGTAGAAAAACGGGTTCTGCTTCATTTGTCGGCGTGGCCAATCGTTTTCCTCAATTCAGAGGAAGGGAGAATAAGATGGGAAACCTCATTGAGCGGGTCAATGGGTGCATGGAACGTAGCATGAATGGTAAGGTACTGCCAGACAACAGCTTAGAAATGCAGGCAATTATAGCCTATATGGAATGGCTGAGTGAAAATGTTCCGAAGGACAAAGAAGCGCAGTATAAGGGGTTTGCGAAGCTAGAGATTCCGAATAAAAAAGCGGATGTCAATACTGGGAAGGCACTCTATATTAAACATTGTCAAACTTGCCACATGGATAACGGTCAGGGGCAAAGGCCATCTGAAAATGATAAATATTTATATCCACCACTTTGGGGAAAAGATAGCTATAATCATGGAGCAGGAATGCATCGCGTGATTACTGCCGCTCAGTTTATTAAGGGCAACATGCCGTATTTAGAAGCAACCTTGGATAATCCCGTACTCACAGATGAGGAGGCCTATCATGTAGCTGCCTATATCAATAGTTTCCAAAGACCGCAAAAGGCAAACCCTGAGGTGGATTTCCCAGATAAAAAATTGAAGCCTGTTTCTACACCCTATGGCCCGTGGGTAGATGAATTTTCACCAGACCAACATAAGTATGGACCTTTTCAACCTATTATGGCTTGGTACGAAAAGGAGTTAGGGATTAAAAAGAGTAAGTGA
- a CDS encoding RtcB family protein → MASKKLIGKDLKKLGFPEGRAIGEAMRVMESAYKGKSILHKKSMLKKVLENPALYAKHETLGPIATALMISKISNKPLEMRQKRIPYSIYGVEGIEPGAINQMEIAMRLPVTKSGALMPDAHQGYGLPIGGVLATENAVIPYGVGVDIGCRMCMTLYDIPPAYVHQNTEELEKMLLDNTRFGQSAFKRPKDHAVLDNSLFGEINIVKSLKDKAWKQIGSSGGGNHFVEFGIGEILTEDNEMGLSPGKYLSVLSHSGSRGLGANIARHYTKLAMDMTKLPSEAKHLAWLDLDSEAGQEYWLAMNLAGDYASACHHQIHERLAKALGERPLAMVENHHNFAWKEQDADGNEIIVHRKGATPAGDGVMGIIPGSMTSPGFIVKGKGVNESINSAAHGAGRLMSRTKAKQSLSKKEVKQHIKKAGITLIGSGLDEAPQVYKDIYEVMDRQKDLVDVVGTFQPKVVRMCGANEAKGKYQEVD, encoded by the coding sequence ATGGCATCTAAAAAACTAATAGGTAAAGACCTTAAAAAGTTAGGTTTTCCTGAAGGAAGAGCTATTGGCGAAGCCATGCGCGTAATGGAATCGGCCTATAAAGGCAAATCGATTCTTCATAAGAAATCAATGCTAAAAAAGGTATTAGAAAACCCAGCACTTTATGCAAAACATGAGACACTCGGGCCTATTGCTACCGCATTGATGATTAGTAAGATATCGAACAAACCATTGGAAATGCGTCAAAAACGAATCCCTTACTCCATTTATGGTGTTGAAGGCATCGAACCCGGCGCAATTAACCAAATGGAGATCGCGATGAGGCTACCAGTCACCAAATCGGGTGCTCTCATGCCAGACGCACATCAAGGCTATGGCTTACCAATTGGTGGTGTTTTGGCCACTGAAAATGCGGTAATCCCTTATGGAGTTGGTGTTGATATAGGTTGTAGAATGTGTATGACTTTATACGATATTCCTCCTGCTTATGTGCATCAAAACACGGAGGAATTAGAGAAAATGTTACTAGACAATACACGATTTGGTCAAAGCGCTTTTAAGCGTCCAAAAGATCATGCCGTGTTGGATAACAGTCTTTTTGGCGAAATCAATATTGTAAAGTCTCTGAAGGACAAGGCGTGGAAACAGATTGGGTCTTCGGGTGGTGGAAATCATTTTGTCGAATTTGGTATTGGAGAAATCCTGACCGAAGACAACGAAATGGGACTATCCCCGGGCAAATATCTGTCGGTACTCTCCCACTCGGGATCGAGAGGGCTTGGTGCAAATATCGCGAGACATTACACCAAGTTGGCCATGGATATGACCAAGTTACCGAGCGAAGCCAAGCACTTGGCCTGGTTGGATCTTGATTCAGAAGCAGGTCAAGAATATTGGTTAGCCATGAATTTGGCTGGTGACTATGCTTCGGCATGTCATCACCAAATTCACGAAAGGCTTGCTAAAGCACTTGGAGAAAGACCTTTAGCCATGGTAGAAAACCATCATAATTTTGCCTGGAAAGAGCAAGACGCTGATGGAAATGAGATCATTGTTCATAGAAAAGGAGCCACTCCTGCGGGTGACGGGGTAATGGGTATTATTCCTGGCTCTATGACTTCCCCCGGATTTATTGTCAAAGGGAAAGGCGTCAATGAATCCATAAATTCTGCAGCCCATGGTGCGGGTAGATTAATGTCTAGAACTAAAGCCAAACAGAGCCTTTCTAAAAAGGAGGTAAAACAGCACATTAAAAAGGCTGGTATCACATTAATTGGCTCTGGACTAGACGAAGCCCCACAGGTTTATAAAGACATTTATGAGGTAATGGATCGTCAAAAAGACCTGGTGGATGTAGTTGGCACTTTCCAACCTAAAGTAGTGAGGATGTGTGGCGCCAATGAGGCAAAAGGTAAATATCAGGAGGTTGATTAA
- a CDS encoding tetratricopeptide repeat protein, which yields MDIYEEYIEGLIQMAEDALYDDKYDEARKWLECGLHEEPGYPRLHIKLGELYHYHIKNCEKAEFQYQLAIKFNPKEQEFYENLVQLYYEENKYQGIRIWLNKAIPYENINRVFIYGNLGQVAEAETNYNMAITFYKKARLASLNNYVTDELKGHIKRNKYKRLKRLLGKAKHNAEAQASTNTNN from the coding sequence ATGGACATCTACGAAGAATATATCGAGGGTCTGATTCAGATGGCAGAAGATGCTTTATATGATGATAAATACGATGAGGCTAGAAAGTGGCTAGAGTGTGGCTTACATGAAGAACCTGGTTATCCCAGACTACATATTAAGCTTGGTGAACTCTACCATTATCACATCAAAAACTGTGAGAAAGCCGAATTTCAGTATCAACTAGCGATCAAGTTCAACCCAAAAGAACAAGAGTTCTATGAAAACTTAGTTCAGCTCTATTATGAGGAGAACAAGTATCAAGGGATAAGAATTTGGTTAAACAAAGCTATTCCATACGAGAATATTAACAGAGTATTTATCTATGGAAACCTCGGCCAAGTAGCTGAAGCGGAAACCAATTACAATATGGCTATCACTTTCTATAAGAAGGCACGTTTGGCATCACTAAACAACTATGTGACCGACGAATTGAAAGGGCATATTAAGAGAAATAAGTATAAACGTTTGAAACGCTTGCTTGGTAAGGCTAAGCATAATGCTGAGGCTCAAGCAAGCACAAACACAAATAACTGA
- a CDS encoding slipin family protein gives MKRIRINQGKVGLVFRKGDYRNVLTAGTHWVSLLDAVVEYDMVKPFYAPKTIDLFLNDEKLVAMLNIVRVGDHKIALKYKRGNFKEVLTPGTYAFWKGLIDYSFVKVDLTKIEITEDIDLSVKKDRALIPYIRVCKVESYEKAILMVNGSFYKELDPGDYYFWKNEIALNMLKADMRQVQMEVTGQEILTKDKAALRINFYGQYKVMDIVKALIDNKDFEKQLYVLMQIALREFVGKFTLDELLEEKDSLADYVKKVLQVKAKDLGIEIRDCGVKDIILPGEVKNIMNQVLVAQKQAQANVVARREETASTRNLLNTAKLMEDNEMLFKLKEMEYVEKIADKVSNISLSGGHKVVDQLKEVFTGFK, from the coding sequence ATGAAAAGGATACGAATTAACCAAGGCAAAGTAGGGCTTGTTTTCAGAAAAGGAGACTACCGAAATGTGCTTACCGCAGGTACGCATTGGGTATCTCTTTTAGACGCTGTAGTTGAATATGACATGGTCAAGCCATTCTACGCTCCAAAGACAATTGACTTGTTTTTGAATGACGAAAAGCTTGTCGCTATGCTAAATATAGTACGGGTTGGTGATCATAAAATTGCCCTCAAGTACAAGAGAGGAAACTTCAAAGAAGTACTCACTCCTGGGACGTACGCGTTTTGGAAAGGCCTCATTGACTACTCCTTTGTTAAGGTAGATCTTACCAAAATTGAGATCACCGAAGACATTGATTTGAGTGTAAAAAAAGACAGAGCGCTTATTCCATACATCAGAGTATGCAAAGTAGAAAGCTATGAAAAAGCCATTTTAATGGTAAATGGATCATTCTACAAAGAATTAGATCCTGGAGATTACTACTTCTGGAAAAATGAAATAGCCTTGAATATGTTGAAAGCCGACATGAGACAAGTGCAAATGGAAGTTACAGGTCAAGAAATCTTGACTAAAGACAAAGCTGCTTTAAGAATTAATTTTTACGGTCAATACAAGGTAATGGACATTGTCAAAGCCTTAATAGACAATAAAGATTTTGAGAAGCAACTCTATGTGTTGATGCAGATCGCATTGAGAGAATTTGTTGGAAAGTTCACCTTGGATGAGTTGCTAGAAGAGAAAGACTCACTTGCCGACTACGTCAAAAAAGTGCTCCAGGTGAAAGCCAAAGATTTGGGAATTGAGATCAGGGACTGTGGTGTCAAGGACATCATTTTGCCCGGTGAAGTAAAAAACATCATGAACCAGGTTTTGGTAGCACAGAAACAAGCACAAGCTAATGTAGTAGCCAGAAGGGAAGAAACTGCCTCTACTAGAAACTTGCTCAACACCGCAAAATTGATGGAAGACAACGAGATGTTGTTCAAATTGAAGGAGATGGAATATGTTGAAAAAATCGCTGATAAGGTGAGCAACATTTCTCTCTCAGGTGGACACAAGGTTGTAGACCAGTTGAAAGAAGTATTCACTGGCTTTAAATAA
- a CDS encoding serine hydrolase domain-containing protein: protein MKLKILSLLLFLSIAAYAQTNPLTKGKPKKVGMSSKTLSQIDEHVKQYMEDKKLPGGSFLIAKEGKIVYNKSFGYRSSKNEQAYGTGDIWRLASMTKAVTSVSIMQLYERGEIGLDDPVHKYIPAFKNQVVLDEFNPADSSYTTVPVEKDVTIRNLLTHTSGIVYGSFNPGKLMAVYEKFDMNVGFSHETWSTEEWINRLAKVPLAHQPGAKFSYGLSMDVLGRIVEVVSGTTLDKYFKANIFDPLGMKDTYFYLPKEKFDRLVGVYTNATGKWQTVEELGMTAGTDYPKQGPRNVFAGGAGLSSTMMDYAIFIHTLVSGGGEIIGKKTLAEMSKDQMPEVVTDYNPQRSERIGSSFALGFTVYLDSPTKRSPKSPGTYEWGGYFNTKFFIDPEEQMVFVGMTQIAGFNNNAFWEDMYKIIYEALED, encoded by the coding sequence ATGAAGCTTAAAATCCTATCCCTTCTCTTATTCTTATCTATTGCCGCTTATGCGCAGACGAACCCTTTGACCAAGGGGAAGCCCAAAAAGGTGGGCATGTCGAGCAAAACATTGTCGCAGATTGATGAACATGTGAAGCAATATATGGAAGACAAAAAACTTCCAGGCGGATCATTTCTCATCGCTAAAGAAGGTAAAATTGTCTACAATAAGAGCTTTGGTTATCGTAGCTCTAAAAATGAGCAGGCCTATGGAACTGGTGATATCTGGCGATTAGCTTCTATGACAAAAGCAGTGACGTCAGTCTCAATTATGCAACTCTATGAGCGAGGTGAGATTGGACTTGATGACCCTGTACATAAATATATTCCCGCCTTTAAAAATCAAGTCGTGCTTGATGAATTTAATCCAGCTGACTCAAGCTATACAACCGTTCCGGTCGAAAAAGATGTTACGATTAGGAACCTCTTAACTCATACTTCTGGAATAGTTTACGGCAGTTTTAATCCCGGCAAGTTGATGGCTGTCTATGAGAAGTTCGATATGAACGTTGGATTCTCACATGAAACATGGAGCACGGAAGAGTGGATTAATAGACTGGCTAAAGTACCACTAGCGCATCAACCAGGGGCAAAATTTTCCTATGGACTTAGTATGGATGTATTAGGCCGAATCGTGGAAGTAGTCTCTGGTACTACACTAGACAAATATTTCAAAGCCAATATTTTCGATCCACTAGGCATGAAAGACACTTACTTCTATTTGCCAAAAGAGAAATTCGATCGCTTAGTCGGTGTATATACGAATGCGACAGGCAAGTGGCAAACAGTGGAAGAACTTGGTATGACGGCGGGTACGGATTACCCTAAACAGGGACCGAGAAATGTATTTGCAGGGGGCGCAGGGTTATCCTCTACTATGATGGACTATGCGATTTTTATACACACCTTAGTTTCTGGCGGAGGAGAAATTATTGGCAAGAAGACGCTCGCCGAAATGAGCAAAGACCAAATGCCGGAGGTAGTTACCGACTACAATCCACAAAGAAGTGAGCGGATCGGTAGTAGTTTTGCCTTGGGCTTTACGGTTTATCTTGACTCTCCAACCAAGCGAAGCCCTAAAAGTCCTGGCACATATGAGTGGGGCGGATACTTCAACACGAAGTTTTTCATCGACCCTGAGGAACAAATGGTGTTTGTAGGAATGACACAGATAGCAGGTTTCAATAACAATGCCTTTTGGGAAGATATGTATAAGATAATTTATGAGGCGCTCGAAGACTAA
- a CDS encoding zinc-dependent alcohol dehydrogenase family protein: MKAVQFKKTGVPTDVLTVVDLPIPSPAPGEIRVKVSKANIIPADIMFIQGMYGIQPELPQIGGFEATGTVDACGEGVEMPEGAGVIFTATGTWTEYVCVAANSVIPKPPTMSDEVACQAFVNPLTAYGMLIEADLEEGDYLLITAAASAFSKFVIQIAASRGINVIGTVRRDEQKQALLDLGATAIINEKTESIYKSVKAATNGEMVKAAFDAVGGDLGDKVINALQINGKMLVYGLLSLKPIPLNSGLLIFKNITVKGFWLTTWFTSLSGDERRSIVPKILGMLTSETLKADVEATYTLDQIIDAIKHMEAPGRSGKILLDINA; encoded by the coding sequence ATGAAAGCAGTACAGTTCAAGAAAACCGGAGTCCCTACTGATGTTTTAACAGTTGTTGACCTTCCCATTCCATCTCCAGCACCAGGAGAAATTCGTGTAAAAGTATCTAAGGCCAATATTATCCCGGCAGACATTATGTTCATTCAGGGCATGTATGGAATACAACCAGAATTGCCTCAAATCGGCGGTTTTGAAGCTACTGGCACTGTCGATGCTTGTGGTGAAGGCGTTGAAATGCCAGAAGGAGCTGGTGTAATTTTTACGGCAACTGGCACATGGACAGAGTACGTTTGCGTTGCGGCGAATAGTGTTATCCCTAAACCACCGACCATGTCTGACGAGGTCGCTTGTCAAGCCTTTGTCAATCCGTTGACGGCTTATGGTATGCTGATCGAAGCCGATTTAGAGGAAGGTGACTACTTATTAATTACAGCTGCTGCATCCGCTTTCAGCAAGTTTGTAATTCAAATTGCCGCTAGCCGAGGCATAAACGTAATCGGTACTGTTCGTAGAGATGAACAAAAGCAGGCGCTATTAGATCTTGGTGCAACCGCAATTATTAATGAAAAAACAGAAAGTATCTATAAATCGGTGAAAGCGGCAACGAATGGTGAAATGGTGAAAGCGGCTTTCGATGCCGTCGGCGGAGACCTTGGCGACAAAGTTATCAACGCACTTCAAATCAACGGAAAGATGCTAGTGTATGGATTACTCAGTCTGAAACCAATTCCATTAAACAGTGGACTGTTGATCTTTAAAAATATTACAGTAAAAGGTTTTTGGCTAACGACATGGTTCACAAGTTTATCGGGTGATGAACGTAGAAGTATTGTGCCTAAAATCCTCGGAATGCTTACGAGCGAAACGTTGAAAGCCGATGTGGAAGCCACATATACTCTCGACCAAATTATTGATGCCATTAAGCACATGGAGGCACCAGGTAGAAGTGGGAAAATCCTATTAGATATAAACGCTTAA
- a CDS encoding glucose 1-dehydrogenase — protein MEISEKFRLEGKVAIVTGASKGIGKFMAMALAQQGAQVIVSSRKLEAVSSVADEFVAMELKAIGIACHMGDDAQIKALVDSTVEQFGGIDIIVNNAAANPVFGPVQDAGDDAFDKIMDVNVKGPLNLAKYAYDSMKSRGGGSVINISSIEGITPGQGLGLYSVSKAALIQLTKVLAREWGPDNIRANAICPGLIDTKFSEALTSNEKILKMVMMKQALPMLAQPEDIAGLALFLASDASKFITGAAITADGGFTV, from the coding sequence ATGGAGATATCGGAAAAATTTAGGTTGGAGGGTAAGGTGGCCATTGTAACGGGGGCAAGTAAAGGTATTGGTAAGTTCATGGCTATGGCATTGGCCCAGCAAGGAGCTCAAGTAATTGTTTCTAGTCGAAAGCTTGAAGCAGTCTCTTCAGTGGCTGATGAATTTGTTGCTATGGAGCTTAAAGCGATTGGAATAGCTTGCCATATGGGTGATGATGCTCAAATTAAAGCTTTGGTTGATTCGACGGTTGAGCAGTTCGGTGGGATTGATATTATTGTCAACAATGCAGCTGCGAATCCAGTTTTTGGGCCAGTCCAAGATGCTGGTGATGATGCTTTTGATAAGATTATGGATGTCAATGTCAAAGGACCTTTAAACTTAGCCAAGTATGCTTACGATTCCATGAAATCAAGAGGTGGTGGCTCAGTGATCAATATAAGTAGTATAGAAGGCATTACTCCAGGACAAGGACTCGGTTTGTATTCAGTGAGTAAAGCAGCACTGATTCAATTGACAAAAGTGTTAGCCCGTGAGTGGGGTCCAGATAACATTCGTGCAAATGCAATTTGCCCAGGGCTCATAGATACCAAGTTCAGTGAAGCCTTGACATCGAATGAAAAAATATTGAAAATGGTAATGATGAAGCAAGCATTGCCAATGTTAGCCCAACCTGAAGATATTGCGGGATTGGCCCTGTTTTTAGCTTCAGATGCGTCTAAATTTATTACGGGTGCCGCTATAACTGCTGATGGTGGATTTACGGTTTAG
- a CDS encoding acyl-CoA dehydrogenase family protein, which produces MIELFATEKLKSLYPKVKEFVEEELYPLELKMVNGPWEETKAMLDVIRAKAKSAGLWTPYLSEKEGGLGLSMTEFGQISELLGRTPLGHYALNCQAPDIGNIELMHQYASAQLKEDYLAPLIKGEIRSCFAMTEPEFAGSNPVNLGTTAVLDGDNYVINGHKWFTTAADGAAFTIVMAVTNPDASPYERASMIVVPLDNPGFENIRNISIMGEEGGGYMSHSEVRFKDCHVPKSNLIGEAGTGFMLAQQRLGPGRIHHCMRWIGICERAFDLMCKRAATRELRDGKKLGHQQTIQNWIAESRAEIDASRYMVLHAAQKMDLHGSKAARMEISTIKFYVADVLMKVLDRAVQVHGALGITDDTLLSFWYRHERGARIYDGPDEVHKSSLARSILKGYGI; this is translated from the coding sequence ATGATTGAATTATTTGCGACCGAAAAACTCAAATCGCTTTACCCAAAGGTGAAGGAATTCGTAGAAGAGGAGCTATATCCTTTGGAGTTAAAAATGGTCAACGGACCATGGGAAGAAACAAAAGCAATGCTCGACGTGATTCGAGCAAAAGCTAAGTCGGCAGGTCTATGGACCCCATACCTTTCTGAAAAAGAAGGAGGCCTTGGCCTTAGTATGACCGAGTTTGGTCAAATCTCGGAGCTTTTGGGAAGGACGCCTCTGGGACATTATGCCCTTAACTGTCAAGCACCAGATATAGGAAATATTGAGTTGATGCATCAGTATGCATCCGCTCAACTCAAAGAAGACTACTTAGCGCCTTTGATCAAGGGAGAAATTCGAAGCTGTTTTGCCATGACAGAGCCAGAATTTGCAGGATCGAACCCAGTGAATTTAGGAACAACGGCCGTTTTGGATGGAGATAATTATGTGATTAATGGACACAAATGGTTTACTACTGCGGCTGACGGTGCAGCATTTACAATTGTAATGGCGGTTACAAACCCTGATGCAAGCCCTTATGAAAGAGCCAGCATGATCGTTGTGCCACTTGATAATCCTGGCTTTGAAAACATCCGCAATATTTCGATCATGGGCGAGGAAGGTGGTGGTTATATGAGCCACTCTGAAGTTCGCTTTAAAGATTGCCACGTTCCTAAATCAAACCTGATCGGTGAAGCTGGAACTGGTTTTATGTTGGCACAACAACGTCTAGGTCCGGGTAGAATACACCATTGCATGCGCTGGATTGGTATTTGCGAAAGAGCCTTTGATTTAATGTGCAAACGCGCTGCGACAAGAGAATTAAGAGACGGTAAAAAACTCGGTCATCAACAAACTATTCAAAATTGGATTGCCGAAAGTAGAGCAGAGATTGATGCATCGAGATATATGGTCTTACACGCGGCACAAAAAATGGATTTACATGGAAGTAAAGCGGCCAGAATGGAAATTTCCACCATTAAGTTCTATGTCGCCGATGTCCTGATGAAAGTATTAGACAGAGCGGTGCAAGTGCATGGTGCTTTGGGTATTACGGATGACACCCTGCTTTCTTTTTGGTACCGTCATGAAAGAGGAGCGAGGATCTATGATGGACCAGATGAAGTTCATAAATCGAGCCTGGCGAGGAGCATTCTTAAAGGTTATGGAATTTAA
- a CDS encoding phosphotransferase family protein translates to MIDQPRDIREGEELDVVKLKEYLSNQIEGFNGAIEVSQFPSGFSNLTYLIKTEKEEYVLRRPPFGANIKSGHDMGREFKVLSLLKPNYANVPKPILFCEDESILGAEFYIMERVKGVILRGKPPKGIHLSEELMKSISEACIDNLAALHTMDLKEVGLSEFGKPDGYTDRQVEGWIKRYYKSETDKIAAMDEVANWMKSNMPVQNHISFLHNDYKYDNLVLNPEKLSEITAVLDWEMSTVGNPLMDLGTSLAYWAQADDADALKPFSLTWLPGNLNRSEFVDRYATQTGFDLTDKVFYYVFGAFKIGVIIQQIYARYKKGLTNDPRFAQLIYAVMACAENARKAIDRDKI, encoded by the coding sequence ATGATAGATCAACCAAGAGATATTCGAGAAGGGGAAGAACTTGATGTAGTCAAGCTGAAGGAATATTTGTCTAATCAAATCGAAGGTTTTAACGGGGCTATCGAAGTATCACAATTCCCAAGCGGATTTTCCAATCTGACCTACCTCATAAAAACAGAAAAAGAAGAGTACGTACTCCGCAGACCGCCCTTTGGAGCGAATATAAAAAGCGGACACGATATGGGCAGGGAATTCAAAGTATTATCCCTTTTAAAACCGAACTACGCCAACGTACCTAAACCAATTCTATTTTGTGAAGATGAATCCATTTTAGGCGCTGAATTTTATATAATGGAGCGCGTGAAAGGAGTGATTCTTAGAGGGAAACCGCCAAAAGGTATTCACTTGTCCGAAGAGCTTATGAAATCTATTTCAGAAGCATGTATCGACAATCTGGCTGCCCTACACACAATGGATTTGAAAGAGGTTGGACTAAGTGAATTTGGAAAACCAGATGGGTATACCGATCGGCAGGTGGAAGGGTGGATTAAAAGATATTATAAATCTGAAACGGATAAGATAGCTGCCATGGATGAAGTAGCCAACTGGATGAAATCCAATATGCCAGTACAAAACCATATTAGCTTTCTCCACAATGACTATAAGTACGACAACCTGGTGTTAAATCCCGAAAAACTTAGTGAAATCACGGCGGTGCTGGATTGGGAAATGTCGACTGTTGGTAACCCGTTGATGGATTTAGGTACATCGCTAGCGTATTGGGCACAAGCCGATGATGCCGACGCATTGAAACCTTTCAGCCTAACCTGGCTACCCGGAAATTTAAACCGTTCAGAGTTTGTCGATCGCTATGCCACCCAAACTGGATTTGACCTAACGGATAAAGTATTCTATTACGTTTTTGGAGCATTTAAGATTGGGGTAATTATACAGCAAATTTATGCGAGATATAAAAAGGGTTTAACCAATGATCCGCGATTTGCACAGCTCATTTATGCGGTAATGGCATGTGCTGAGAATGCGCGTAAGGCAATAGATCGGGATAAAATTTAA
- a CDS encoding 3-hydroxyacyl-CoA dehydrogenase, with product MTLQISEIKKVLILGAGTLGLRVGLQSAISGFETTIYDINEQAFKAAIKTQDSILKMLVRNGKLNEEAVEQVKARLTFTTDAQAAADDADFLNESVTEQLDLKRDVWRQFGELCPEKTIFTSNTSYLLPSQIAESTGRPSRFCCFHFHDVFYANVVDVMPHEGTATWIVDFLMEMGRVLQQTPVYVKKENTGYIFNYMLMALIGAAGALKTMDIGSIEDIDRSWMGNFKMDMGPFGVLDTVGLDTAWHITSNQPDKKSQSFAALLKTYIDAGKLGVKTGEGFYTYPNPKYKEEGFVSGL from the coding sequence ATGACGTTACAAATCTCAGAAATTAAAAAAGTATTAATTCTAGGAGCAGGTACGCTAGGTCTACGAGTTGGTTTACAATCTGCAATAAGTGGTTTTGAAACTACGATCTACGATATCAATGAGCAGGCTTTTAAGGCAGCCATTAAAACCCAAGATAGCATACTGAAGATGCTGGTAAGGAATGGAAAGCTAAATGAGGAAGCAGTAGAACAAGTAAAGGCTCGCCTAACTTTTACAACCGATGCGCAAGCAGCGGCTGATGATGCAGACTTCCTAAATGAGTCAGTTACAGAACAATTAGATTTAAAACGAGATGTTTGGAGACAATTCGGTGAGCTATGTCCTGAAAAGACAATCTTTACCTCAAATACATCATACCTTTTGCCATCACAAATAGCGGAAAGCACTGGCAGACCAAGTCGCTTCTGTTGTTTTCATTTTCACGATGTTTTTTATGCCAATGTCGTTGACGTTATGCCGCATGAGGGCACCGCAACGTGGATAGTCGACTTTTTGATGGAAATGGGTAGGGTTTTACAACAAACTCCAGTGTATGTGAAGAAAGAAAACACAGGCTATATCTTCAACTATATGCTCATGGCTTTAATTGGAGCGGCAGGCGCACTAAAAACTATGGATATAGGCTCGATTGAAGATATAGACAGAAGTTGGATGGGAAATTTTAAAATGGATATGGGTCCCTTCGGTGTTTTAGATACTGTAGGTTTAGACACAGCATGGCACATTACCAGTAACCAACCAGATAAGAAAAGTCAAAGTTTTGCAGCATTGCTCAAGACTTATATCGATGCTGGAAAATTAGGAGTGAAGACAGGTGAAGGATTTTACACTTACCCTAACCCAAAATACAAAGAAGAAGGCTTCGTTTCGGGTTTATAA